Proteins encoded within one genomic window of Candidatus Berkiella cookevillensis:
- a CDS encoding endonuclease domain-containing protein has product MIQASRDLKEKVSVAEQRLWEYFRDGRFCNVNFNRQFVLGAYIVNFVSPEHKLVIEINAESSLESADYHARKITYLKSLGYKIIHFWDHDILHNIRIVLEVIHNEVDRELV; this is encoded by the coding sequence ATGATTCAAGCATCAAGAGATCTCAAAGAAAAAGTATCCGTTGCTGAGCAACGTTTATGGGAATACTTCCGAGATGGAAGATTTTGCAATGTAAATTTTAATCGCCAATTTGTGCTTGGTGCTTACATTGTCAATTTTGTAAGTCCAGAGCATAAACTTGTTATTGAAATAAATGCAGAGTCATCTTTAGAAAGTGCAGATTATCATGCGCGCAAAATAACATATTTAAAATCTTTAGGTTATAAAATCATTCATTTTTGGGATCATGATATCTTGCATAATATTCGTATTGTATTAGAAGTCATTCACAATGAGGTTGATAGAGAGTTGGTTTAA
- a CDS encoding integrase catalytic domain-containing protein produces MGYQEKKSYLQAILLRYVNDDRSKKSAILNEFCAVCGYNRKYAIQLLKKKPVKEKKRAGPKPVYDKPALLEPLKQIWFTADQPCGKRLKPIIKLWLPSYESTYGSLAPEIRHRLLSISPATIDRLLKPIRATNKLKGRCTTKPGSLLKSHIQIQFSHWDITRPGYVEADTVAHCGDSVAGRFAWSLTVTDIFTGWTENRAMWNKEGGSVYERISDIEKVLPFEVLGFDCDNGGEFINHALHDYFTKREKPVQFTRSRPYKKNDNAHVEQKNWTHVRNLFGYDRLDKKKTVVLMNDLYRNEWSLLQNHFMPSMKLKSKERIGAKYKKQYEPAKTPYERVLESDSVADTTKEKLQAIHAALNPFTLKKIIETKLVEIFKHIKVSSNVRQRL; encoded by the coding sequence ATGGGGTATCAAGAAAAAAAGAGCTATCTTCAAGCGATTTTGTTGCGATACGTGAATGATGATAGGTCAAAAAAGAGTGCAATACTCAATGAGTTTTGTGCTGTATGTGGATACAATAGAAAATATGCGATTCAGCTACTAAAGAAGAAACCAGTTAAGGAAAAAAAGAGAGCGGGACCAAAACCAGTTTATGATAAACCCGCCCTCTTAGAGCCATTAAAGCAGATTTGGTTTACCGCCGACCAACCCTGTGGCAAAAGGCTAAAACCCATCATTAAACTCTGGCTGCCAAGCTATGAGTCAACCTATGGCTCTCTAGCACCTGAAATAAGGCACCGGCTATTATCAATTAGTCCTGCTACTATCGATCGCTTACTAAAGCCTATACGAGCGACAAACAAACTTAAAGGACGCTGTACGACCAAACCTGGCTCATTATTAAAATCTCATATACAAATACAATTTAGTCATTGGGATATAACACGGCCAGGTTATGTGGAAGCAGACACTGTTGCGCACTGTGGCGATAGTGTTGCTGGTCGTTTTGCTTGGAGTCTAACCGTTACAGACATTTTTACAGGTTGGACAGAAAATCGAGCCATGTGGAATAAAGAAGGTGGCTCTGTTTATGAACGTATCAGTGATATAGAAAAGGTTTTACCCTTTGAGGTTTTAGGGTTTGATTGTGATAACGGCGGTGAGTTTATTAATCATGCATTACATGATTATTTTACTAAAAGAGAAAAGCCTGTTCAGTTTACACGTTCACGCCCCTATAAAAAGAATGATAATGCTCATGTAGAACAGAAAAATTGGACGCATGTGCGAAACCTATTTGGGTATGACAGGCTAGACAAAAAGAAAACGGTTGTTTTGATGAATGATTTATACCGAAACGAATGGAGCCTGCTTCAAAATCACTTCATGCCATCGATGAAGCTAAAAAGCAAAGAGCGTATTGGCGCTAAATACAAGAAGCAATATGAACCTGCAAAAACGCCTTATGAGCGGGTATTAGAGTCAGATTCTGTTGCAGATACCACAAAAGAAAAACTACAGGCTATTCATGCAGCCCTTAATCCGTTTACACTTAAGAAAATAATAGAAACAAAATTGGTTGAAATATTTAAGCACATAAAAGTTAGTTCAAATGTGAGGCAACGACTCTAA
- a CDS encoding YfiR family protein, with protein MKDVSKQMGKINRYLIGILLSAALFSSPVNATEEQASGAPQEAREYHLKAAFLRYVAKFVEWPPESLPEGAVNICVLGQVPYYKGLDSITGKDANDRIIQVMKVGTTEDAEKQKCQILFVAKTETDKIESILKIIQDKPILSFGDMDEFAEKGGDMNFYIMNKRLAIMINPPAVERSKLKISPRMLKLVTVVPPIEQEGVYN; from the coding sequence ATGAAAGATGTTTCCAAGCAGATGGGAAAAATAAATCGTTATTTAATTGGGATCTTACTAAGTGCAGCGTTATTTTCTTCTCCAGTGAATGCGACAGAAGAGCAAGCCTCTGGTGCTCCACAAGAAGCACGTGAATATCACCTAAAAGCCGCTTTTTTAAGATATGTAGCCAAATTTGTAGAGTGGCCTCCAGAATCACTACCTGAAGGTGCCGTCAATATCTGTGTTCTAGGTCAAGTTCCATACTATAAAGGTCTTGACTCAATTACTGGCAAAGATGCAAATGATCGCATCATACAAGTTATGAAAGTTGGCACAACTGAAGATGCAGAAAAACAGAAATGCCAGATATTATTCGTGGCTAAAACAGAAACAGATAAAATAGAAAGCATTCTAAAAATTATTCAAGATAAGCCTATTCTGAGCTTTGGAGATATGGATGAGTTTGCAGAAAAAGGCGGTGATATGAATTTTTATATCATGAATAAACGTCTTGCAATTATGATTAATCCACCCGCCGTTGAACGCTCTAAGCTAAAAATCAGCCCACGTATGTTAAAGCTTGTAACCGTTGTGCCCCCTATTGAGCAAGAAGGCGTTTATAACTAA
- a CDS encoding cytochrome-c peroxidase encodes MLDKVQMILLSLMLLSCTAAQATASEKDAKHHSAAMQNTAIPPLEAPTDLSQPKVALGKALFNDARFSSNLSHSCATCHNVTMGGTDRQATFVGANHREGTLNTPTVFNVSYNFRQFWDGRAKNLRDVINDHILDKHILNNQWDTLLKELNENPKYHESFKLLYPDGVNKINVQDALESYLQSLVTINAPFDRYLKGDTKAISEDAIKGYELFNNLGCISCHQGPNIGGNLYQKMGIYKDYFNSKQKIVESDLGRFNVTNKDEDTLVFKVPSLRNIALTAPYLHDGSAKTLEDVVQIMAEHQIGKSLKTHEISYIVKFLETLTGEQPASTDTDKKN; translated from the coding sequence GTGCTCGACAAAGTTCAGATGATATTGCTATCGCTTATGCTGCTGTCTTGTACGGCTGCGCAGGCAACTGCCTCAGAAAAGGATGCAAAGCATCACAGTGCTGCTATGCAAAATACTGCGATCCCTCCCCTAGAAGCACCAACGGATCTCTCACAACCCAAAGTTGCCCTCGGTAAAGCATTATTTAACGATGCACGATTCTCTAGTAACCTCTCTCATTCTTGTGCAACGTGTCATAATGTAACAATGGGAGGAACAGATCGACAAGCTACTTTTGTTGGCGCGAATCACCGAGAAGGAACTTTAAACACGCCAACTGTATTTAATGTAAGCTATAATTTCAGACAATTTTGGGATGGCCGAGCCAAAAATTTGCGCGATGTTATTAATGATCATATTTTGGATAAGCATATCCTAAACAATCAATGGGATACGCTACTAAAAGAATTGAATGAAAACCCAAAATACCATGAATCATTTAAGCTCTTGTACCCTGATGGCGTTAATAAAATAAATGTACAAGATGCGCTAGAATCTTACCTACAATCTCTTGTAACCATTAATGCACCTTTTGACCGTTATTTAAAAGGTGACACAAAAGCAATCAGCGAAGATGCAATAAAAGGATATGAGTTGTTCAATAACCTTGGATGTATCTCTTGTCATCAAGGACCCAATATTGGTGGGAATTTATACCAAAAAATGGGTATTTATAAGGATTACTTTAATTCTAAACAAAAAATAGTAGAATCTGATCTGGGACGTTTTAATGTAACCAACAAAGATGAAGATACGTTGGTTTTTAAAGTGCCTTCACTTAGAAATATTGCACTTACTGCTCCCTACCTTCATGATGGGTCAGCTAAAACTCTTGAAGATGTTGTGCAAATAATGGCAGAACATCAAATTGGAAAATCTTTAAAGACCCATGAAATATCATATATTGTAAAATTCTTAGAAACACTTACAGGCGAACAGCCTGCAAGTACAGATACAGATAAGAAAAATTAG
- a CDS encoding DAHL domain-containing protein, giving the protein MEKYFTRIFIAINVIVIVAIYYLSEIVPFEYEGYENDINRLQKYDAELDSAIVNTRFGLIRNYQPIVKALDGSYSVLEILKQELKENPNENIAEKLKSLEDVFNRKVNLTEKYKQMNPVLRNAIASFSSTMYSYFDQASNVEFIESCLEGIEQTQLVDNVGVLFRDILIYTNAQNENRRSAIIKMIEKIESSPEKVPEVDLGIVYAKKILELQPQLTQVAQDLFEMSILQSINELNTAYRSAFDNYQENSVKYRVVLYVLVFLLLVILTWSFRRLQSTVNILHIEVKRKIKAEKELEEINRQLEQRVADRTKELTIKNNDLNKALGDLEDAQEQLIMQEKMASVGMLSTGIAHEIKNPLNFVNNFSDISVELVKELDEELETVKDKVAEDNLSMIQEILEDLKTNCQKIKEHGVRADNIVKNMLLHSQEAGVEKEMVDIKNLMEDNIRIALDKYLTEDKKFEVNFLKNYDPDLQKILCAPQTLARVFVYVLDNALYSVQDKRKLGTQPDYKPEISVSLQQKDNKIVIKIRDNGMGIPKHQLDKVFEPFFTTKPTGRGNTGLGLSICYDTVVKQHKGELRAASEEGTYAEFTIELPVNSQTKN; this is encoded by the coding sequence GTGGAAAAATATTTTACTCGAATTTTTATTGCTATCAATGTCATCGTCATTGTAGCTATCTATTATTTGAGTGAAATTGTTCCTTTTGAATATGAAGGTTATGAAAATGATATCAATCGCTTACAAAAATATGATGCTGAATTAGATTCTGCTATTGTTAATACACGATTTGGCCTTATTAGAAATTACCAACCTATCGTAAAAGCACTCGATGGATCGTATAGCGTACTCGAAATTCTCAAACAAGAATTAAAAGAGAATCCAAATGAGAATATTGCAGAGAAGTTAAAGAGCCTAGAAGATGTCTTCAATAGAAAAGTAAATCTTACCGAAAAATATAAACAAATGAATCCAGTATTACGGAATGCCATCGCTAGCTTTTCGTCGACAATGTATTCTTATTTTGATCAAGCCTCAAATGTTGAATTTATCGAAAGCTGTTTAGAAGGCATAGAGCAAACACAATTGGTTGATAATGTAGGTGTATTATTTAGAGATATACTCATCTATACCAATGCTCAAAATGAAAATAGACGCTCTGCAATCATTAAAATGATTGAAAAAATAGAAAGCTCCCCAGAAAAAGTTCCTGAAGTTGATTTAGGTATTGTCTACGCAAAAAAAATATTAGAGTTACAACCTCAGCTCACACAGGTTGCGCAAGATTTATTTGAAATGTCTATCTTGCAATCCATTAATGAACTGAATACAGCTTACCGTTCTGCTTTCGATAATTATCAAGAAAACTCTGTTAAATACCGCGTTGTTTTATATGTTTTAGTTTTCTTACTACTGGTAATTTTAACTTGGTCATTCAGACGCTTACAATCAACTGTTAATATTTTGCACATTGAAGTCAAAAGAAAAATAAAAGCTGAAAAAGAATTAGAAGAAATTAACAGACAATTAGAACAACGTGTTGCAGATCGTACCAAAGAGTTAACCATTAAGAATAACGATCTGAACAAAGCACTTGGTGATCTCGAAGATGCTCAAGAGCAGTTGATCATGCAAGAAAAGATGGCTTCTGTTGGTATGCTCTCAACAGGTATTGCGCACGAAATTAAAAACCCACTCAACTTTGTGAATAATTTTTCAGACATCTCTGTAGAGCTTGTGAAAGAATTAGATGAAGAGCTAGAAACCGTTAAAGATAAAGTTGCAGAAGACAACCTCTCTATGATCCAAGAGATTTTGGAAGATTTGAAAACCAATTGTCAGAAAATCAAAGAGCATGGCGTAAGAGCGGACAATATTGTGAAAAATATGTTGCTGCACTCGCAAGAAGCCGGTGTTGAAAAAGAAATGGTTGATATTAAAAACCTCATGGAAGATAACATTCGCATCGCCTTAGATAAATATCTAACAGAAGATAAAAAATTCGAAGTTAATTTTCTGAAAAATTACGATCCAGATCTACAAAAAATACTTTGTGCACCACAAACACTTGCACGTGTATTTGTTTATGTATTAGATAACGCACTGTACTCTGTTCAAGATAAAAGAAAGCTAGGCACTCAACCAGATTACAAGCCTGAAATCAGCGTTAGCCTGCAACAAAAAGACAACAAGATCGTTATTAAAATACGTGACAACGGTATGGGTATTCCCAAACATCAATTAGACAAAGTTTTTGAACCCTTCTTTACCACTAAACCTACTGGACGAGGAAATACTGGTCTTGGATTATCTATCTGCTATGATACAGTAGTAAAACAACACAAGGGTGAGCTACGGGCAGCTTCAGAAGAAGGCACTTACGCTGAATTCACTATAGAACTACCAGTCAACTCACAAACAAAAAATTAG
- a CDS encoding endonuclease domain-containing protein gives MPRNITLDYNRSFKDISRKLRNNMTEPEMLLWSRLRKKQILGVQFLRQKPLFNFIVDFYAHQCRLVVECDGAQHFEYEHQKNDIERDAILSSQGLFVLRFTNIEILNSLNDVVQNIWDVCSLRLFKA, from the coding sequence ATGCCACGTAATATCACATTGGATTATAATCGGTCATTTAAAGATATTTCCAGGAAATTGCGTAACAATATGACAGAGCCAGAAATGCTGTTGTGGTCTCGATTGCGTAAGAAACAAATTTTAGGCGTGCAGTTCCTTCGTCAAAAGCCTTTATTTAACTTTATTGTTGATTTTTATGCACATCAATGTCGTTTAGTTGTTGAGTGTGATGGTGCACAACATTTTGAGTATGAGCATCAGAAAAATGATATTGAAAGAGATGCAATATTATCATCTCAAGGTCTGTTTGTACTTAGATTTACCAACATAGAAATACTTAATTCGTTAAATGATGTTGTGCAAAATATTTGGGATGTTTGCTCTTTACGGCTTTTCAAAGCATAA
- a CDS encoding M61 family metallopeptidase: protein MRAILLMTFFSIVLCTHVFAIELSTNEIKYTFKHSENNANQLEVKVEFLGDSSGQTTVITPWGGSVNHLLNKHIKFAIDNGGKAIETKAEYTTFLHHPNARFTAEYTLTSNKENGSAMLPIIENEYIALYPTTTMLYPAKWDSSLMDATFDFSQLNEKYHMFSSYGLERIFKTNNSFDQVRFSQFFGSTKKPEILSKAYHQNYITTLGEWKLFKNISPTELLKQIIIYQRHVMKDENFPYYAAYIVKQPDEITYKFSSGLHNNNTLFLYIPDSDNTEKLSHLKHMFSHESFHAWIGNKIKIPPNIFKRYRWFSEGFTDYFGLKLAHDGGFVTHEEYANILNYHINNYYRSIFRTLSNQTYETIYDGFHAGFNFIQTRGHLVALLYDISHPKNGFHQLKHFIKDLAYHIDEQKQTFSEPMFWELFEKNFEPQFKSILQNHIFDGNEIILPNLQEFELYETTHQIIDPGFDVILSLKSNVICNVQENTPAHQAGLRNNTPFIDIRVINDKDNNEAIAIILMQDNKSSLVQYVPNQIERKILNYRVRT from the coding sequence ATGCGTGCCATTCTATTAATGACGTTTTTTTCAATTGTATTATGCACGCATGTTTTTGCAATTGAGCTATCTACAAATGAAATCAAATATACGTTTAAGCATTCTGAAAACAATGCAAATCAACTTGAAGTTAAAGTTGAATTTCTTGGTGATTCATCAGGTCAAACAACTGTTATCACGCCATGGGGAGGTTCTGTTAATCACCTACTCAATAAACACATCAAATTTGCAATAGACAATGGAGGAAAAGCCATTGAAACTAAGGCAGAATACACGACTTTTTTACATCATCCAAATGCGCGTTTTACGGCTGAATATACTCTAACCTCAAACAAAGAAAACGGCAGTGCCATGCTACCCATCATTGAAAATGAATATATAGCACTATACCCCACAACCACGATGCTTTACCCTGCTAAATGGGATTCAAGCCTCATGGATGCTACGTTTGATTTTTCTCAACTAAATGAAAAATATCATATGTTTTCCAGTTATGGTTTAGAACGTATCTTTAAAACAAATAACAGTTTTGATCAAGTAAGATTTTCACAATTTTTCGGTTCTACTAAAAAACCTGAAATTCTAAGCAAAGCCTATCATCAAAATTACATAACAACGCTTGGTGAATGGAAGCTATTCAAAAATATATCTCCTACAGAATTGCTCAAACAAATTATTATCTATCAGCGTCATGTGATGAAAGATGAAAATTTCCCATACTACGCCGCTTATATTGTTAAGCAGCCAGATGAAATTACATATAAATTCTCATCTGGCTTGCATAATAACAATACTCTTTTTTTATATATTCCTGACAGTGACAACACAGAAAAGCTTTCTCACTTAAAACATATGTTTTCGCATGAATCTTTTCACGCATGGATTGGGAATAAAATTAAAATCCCACCAAATATCTTCAAACGTTATAGATGGTTTTCAGAAGGATTTACTGATTACTTTGGTCTTAAGCTAGCCCATGACGGTGGCTTTGTCACACATGAAGAATATGCCAATATTTTAAATTATCATATCAACAATTATTATCGTTCTATTTTTCGAACTCTATCAAACCAAACATATGAAACGATCTATGATGGATTTCATGCGGGCTTTAATTTTATCCAAACACGCGGACACTTAGTTGCACTCTTATATGATATATCGCATCCAAAGAATGGATTCCATCAATTAAAACACTTTATTAAAGATCTTGCGTATCATATTGATGAACAAAAGCAAACATTCAGCGAGCCAATGTTTTGGGAATTATTTGAAAAAAATTTCGAACCCCAATTTAAGTCAATCCTTCAGAACCATATTTTTGACGGCAATGAGATCATTTTACCTAATCTCCAGGAATTCGAGCTTTATGAGACAACACATCAGATTATTGATCCCGGGTTTGATGTAATTTTATCTTTAAAATCGAACGTGATATGCAATGTTCAAGAAAACACGCCTGCCCATCAAGCAGGATTAAGAAATAATACCCCTTTCATTGACATAAGAGTCATCAATGATAAGGATAACAATGAAGCTATTGCCATTATTCTCATGCAGGATAATAAATCCAGCCTTGTTCAGTATGTGCCTAACCAAATTGAGAGAAAAATTTTGAATTATCGAGTAAGGACTTAA
- a CDS encoding CSLREA domain-containing protein: protein MKKLDSNPFLELEFEELFNIPLTSTQDAKDNNAAPVTEPESIKAPVSNSSSEDIQSIADINVLPSPAAGGAENASSQPVLSDFIQIVINTHASKYGVVESVARDLSVFNKGQEYIPDDYQDLLFSSLSNKTVSDSELENPKNTENPKIPEDPDTCHGDVTTTADIIDAMDGLISLREAIIAANQVSGVTQIHLCDGEYNLSIVGQSEELALKGDLDIHSQIVIIGQSRENTIINANQIDRLFQVMPNASLTLKNITLVGGEVGQFSGGAIFNQGTLTLDNVLLLQNQAKMGGAIYNDNGSITINHSILDDNHATLNGGGIFNFGENATITLLNSELRNNVSTGYAGGLGNQFGIVHINGSTLYHNQASYMGGGVLNMYGEISIDTSTISGNTATLSGGGLANLYGESVDISHSTITDNTSLLFGSGIYSNQSDPSKLTSISMSIIAGNSNDLDMSGIGFESLGYNLIGNTDGTVIQANIGDQFGSLGGISATGHQGVIDPLLDVLTDNGGLTLTHALLPSSPAINAGDVSDSSFDQRGIAVAETKDIGAYETEATIQHFFFFSQAGGAFNPIAPEETGSRTLNNDFLSDMRRLELNEILPDLGHSEHVDVDTHLEKLGVSSSSILNTPNSPLLETIDMSVFTASVGGGELYILESYP, encoded by the coding sequence ATGAAAAAATTAGATAGCAACCCATTTTTAGAGCTTGAATTTGAAGAGCTATTTAATATTCCTTTGACTTCAACCCAAGATGCCAAAGACAATAATGCAGCGCCTGTAACAGAGCCTGAGTCGATTAAAGCACCTGTGTCTAATAGCTCATCAGAAGATATACAATCAATAGCCGATATTAATGTATTACCCAGTCCAGCGGCAGGTGGCGCAGAAAATGCATCCTCACAGCCCGTATTATCAGATTTTATACAAATTGTTATTAATACGCATGCCTCTAAATATGGGGTTGTTGAATCAGTAGCCCGCGATCTTTCTGTTTTTAATAAAGGTCAAGAATATATACCTGATGATTATCAAGACTTATTGTTTTCAAGCCTAAGCAATAAAACAGTATCAGATAGTGAATTAGAGAATCCCAAAAATACAGAAAATCCTAAAATACCTGAAGATCCAGATACTTGTCATGGAGACGTGACAACAACAGCAGATATTATTGATGCTATGGATGGTCTTATTTCACTGCGTGAGGCTATCATTGCAGCTAATCAGGTGAGTGGGGTGACGCAAATTCATTTGTGTGATGGAGAATATAATTTATCTATTGTTGGGCAAAGTGAAGAATTAGCATTAAAAGGCGATTTAGATATACACAGCCAGATAGTCATTATTGGTCAGAGTAGAGAAAATACAATTATTAATGCAAACCAAATTGATAGACTTTTTCAAGTTATGCCAAATGCAAGTTTGACTTTGAAAAATATTACTTTAGTGGGTGGAGAAGTCGGGCAATTTTCAGGCGGAGCGATTTTCAATCAAGGAACATTAACGCTTGATAATGTTTTGTTGCTTCAAAATCAAGCAAAAATGGGCGGTGCAATTTACAATGATAACGGTAGTATTACAATCAACCATTCAATATTAGACGACAATCATGCTACCTTAAATGGTGGCGGAATTTTTAATTTTGGCGAAAATGCTACAATTACTCTCCTCAACAGCGAATTAAGAAATAATGTAAGCACTGGCTATGCAGGTGGCCTTGGTAATCAATTTGGTATTGTGCATATTAATGGCAGCACCCTCTATCATAATCAAGCGAGTTATATGGGCGGTGGTGTTCTTAATATGTATGGAGAAATATCCATTGATACAAGCACAATTTCTGGCAATACTGCAACTTTATCTGGTGGTGGCTTAGCAAATTTATATGGTGAATCTGTAGATATATCACACTCAACTATTACAGATAATACGAGCCTACTATTTGGAAGTGGTATTTATTCCAATCAAAGTGATCCATCAAAACTGACTAGTATTTCAATGTCAATTATCGCAGGAAATTCAAACGATCTTGATATGTCTGGTATTGGTTTTGAGTCTCTTGGCTATAATTTGATCGGTAATACAGATGGGACTGTGATACAAGCCAATATAGGCGATCAATTTGGTTCTTTGGGTGGCATTTCTGCGACGGGGCATCAAGGTGTTATTGATCCTTTGTTAGATGTTTTAACAGACAATGGCGGTCTGACATTAACGCATGCATTGTTACCTTCAAGTCCTGCAATCAATGCGGGAGATGTAAGTGATTCTTCTTTTGATCAACGTGGTATTGCTGTTGCAGAAACTAAAGATATTGGCGCTTATGAAACAGAAGCTACTATTCAACATTTCTTTTTCTTTAGTCAAGCAGGGGGGGCTTTTAATCCCATTGCTCCAGAAGAAACGGGTTCTAGAACTTTAAACAATGATTTTTTGAGTGACATGCGTCGCTTAGAACTAAACGAAATTCTTCCTGATCTTGGTCATTCTGAGCATGTTGATGTGGATACACATTTAGAAAAACTGGGCGTATCTTCAAGCTCTATTTTGAACACGCCGAATTCCCCCTTATTAGAAACCATAGATATGTCTGTTTTTACAGCATCAGTAGGTGGGGGTGAATTATACATATTAGAATCTTATCCGTAG